The Symphalangus syndactylus isolate Jambi chromosome 3, NHGRI_mSymSyn1-v2.1_pri, whole genome shotgun sequence genome has a segment encoding these proteins:
- the LOC134736308 gene encoding putative uncharacterized protein encoded by LINC00032, with amino-acid sequence MSSLSDPKERIFTHNGPSSGCSSFKRKPGCKTNQIFHSCQKPKDIFNKMAHQKRPSVTSEFSSKVPDEVRQRSVKLFVEKYLKVCKTEDEAVYKSQVA; translated from the exons ATGTCCAGCCTGTCAGACCCAAAGGAAAG AATATTCACTCACAATGGACCTTCATCTGGATGTAGTTCTTTCAAGAGAAAACCCGGCTGCAAAACCAACCAGATCTTTCATTCCTGTCAAAA gcCAAAAGATATATTTAACAAGATGGCTCATCAGAAAAGACCTTCAGTAACATCAGAATTCTCATCCAAAGTACCTGATGAAGTAAGACAACGCTCCGTCAAACTCTTTGTTGAGAAGTATTTGAAAGTTTGTAAAACAGAGGATGAGGCTGTTTACAAG TCGCAGGTGGCGTGA